The Lepeophtheirus salmonis chromosome 6, UVic_Lsal_1.4, whole genome shotgun sequence DNA window ATCTTGTTCGAGTTCATAAGACTTGTACTGGGTTTCACAATGATTTTCGTACTTAGTTTTGCAGACCTTGGGCCCTTCCTTACCTTCACAATTCTGTACAATTGGAGTGTAACATTTCTTCACTTTCTCAGTGTGGGGCTGAAAGgtgttttgattattattttttaccatttactataaatttaaattcttaatatttaataatatcttacAGTGGGTTTGAAGGTAATATGACAATTTTTCTTGAAAGTGGTCTCGCATTTCTTTTCAGGAGCAGAGGTATAGTCGGTGATGTATGTCAAATGACACTTCTTCTTAAAGCTATGTTGGCATTTCATTCCTCTTTCATACTCAGTTTCCTCGACaaagacaaattttttgatGCATCTGGTACCATCTTCTTGTTCTATACCAGGCAAGTTACCCTCATCGACAAAGATGCCTCTAGTCAAACCTTCAAGACTTTCAGATGAGCTGCTTCGTACAGATTCTCTGTTGGAGGGAACAAATCTGTCGAGATCTCTTACATCTCCAAGTAAGTCTAAGATATCTTCTTTGTTTAAGCTTTGACGGTCTTTTTCACCATCGGTGAAACTGAGATCAGCACTTCTTGGGTTTTCCTCAGAGTCTCTGGCAGCTTCAGCCAACAATTCGTTGATCAATTTCTGTTCTTCTATTGGGTCAGATGGGACGTGAATGGCATCATCCTCAAAGATTTTCTTTTGAAGGTTGACAACATGTTTTTGGTTGTCAATATTCACAACAATTTCCTCAATGATTTCATCCTTTCCAAGGGAATCCAATAATTCCTTTGGCAAATCTTCTTCATTCACAGGGATGTCATCCTCTTCTATACTCAAAGGCTTAGCTTGCTGTCCAGTAATCGGAAGGATTGGACCATTGAGGTGAAGAGATTCATTGGCATTAACTCCTAAGAGTACACAGGCCTGAAATGGAAATACcaagatgattttgttaaaataactcagttttttttaacatctaaaacaaaaattactagTAAAAGAGCTGCTTTTAGCATTGTGTCTCGGGTGCAGAAGATCCTTTGATTACGTTTGTGAATTTCTACTCCTTTTGTATAACTGTTGCTGATGGTTTATGTATTTTCTGCTTATAtagattttcaaagaatattacTCCATTTTAATGCATACCCACTCCTTCCAATTTCACTGTTGAAGAATTGTTGAGAAATACACTTCTAATGAGCATGCAAcctatttaattttctcttttattttattttaattacaaaatcttgaaatttcaaaaaatagaaaacaattttttttattaatatacataaataatattacttggATTTTTATCAGTGAGTTATGAAAAGATTGAGATTTAGGCTTTCGaaggaattattataattttcttgaataattttaattaaagggatttatattaatgtggaattcattaatatttctgTGGCCATACTTTATACTAgttatcccaattttttttttttttttgttccggTCTGGTTTTTTCCgaatctggaaaaaaatttgcacCATTGAATACATGAAAGACTTCATACTATATATCATCAACTGACGTCatcttatattatatgaattttcgaaattataatttttttccatttccatgtacataaatgttttttttatttttttcaaggtcTGGCAAAATacttaatagattaaaaatatctttgtaattACGCAAACCAAGTTTTACTAAAGACAAGCTGAACACACATTTACCAATGGAACTCTAGATACGTCTATCAGTGTCATTTTCCCTCTTTTTCCCCCACTGGAGTCATagatccttatttttaatacactttATACAGTCTCAGTGCTTTgttcataatttgtatttagataaaatatatatatattttttttttagaaataagtaaggagtttgtttaaaattgtaaaaaaaattattttcatgctTAAAATTTGTAATCTAAATAATAAGTGAGGAAGACCAACCATTGCacgtaatttatattttgaccttaaaaaatgttaaacgcAATATGTATTCAGTCCttattttactcttatttattattgtaaatgaataaaaaatttactcaaatgggaaaaggaaaaataccagATAGTTAGAGTTTTCTTTACTTTTCTACCTTAATATTTGTTGTTATTGAATAGAGGGACCATAACatgtattgttatattttaaccaTTGAGGTGAACAATCCCtgtaagatataaatataacttttcttataGATTAAGTTGCTTTGTGtactttttatactattttatttttgattaattacacACCTTCATATTCATACTTATTATTAGGTTCATTGATTAAGACTActatattaattgtataattcCTAGTTGTAAATTATTGTCAAGatcaatacaaaattataataataaaaaaagtaaaatttatctttttttataaatcttggaaatgaaataactttatgattaaatctttattttaagaTGAAAAGTATTTCAACTGACGAAATCAgggaaaataaaagataattgtttgttttgtatATGACGTGTACAAgctgcaattttgtacaaataaaagtttttgttatcAGATTAAGAATTTAGAATAGATAGATATAGATTGTGCtgatactaattaaatattctattagatGGTTTATATGTTGATGATGTaatcttttactttttgaattaaaattactgATGTATATGCATTCTTTGGTATATCATAAAGTTTCAATCTCCACTATGAGTTTTTACCCTACTTTCTAAGTGAGGATATTGCATCATAACGAGCATGTTTTACGTTCACAGcctctattttcaaaaagaaaaggacaCATTGACAAACACTTTTGATGGCTAGGTGAAGTTTTGGCATTCGAAAGTACCTCTGGGGGAAgctaaaatctattaatattcttttgaactcataaATACTTAGAGTCAGTCCTTTTAGATAAGAAAGAATCAACTAACGCAAAAAGCTGAAGGGAaagtaaattgtatttatgtttatcCCAAAAAAGATAGtcgtttataaattatactaataaataatattaattcatatcaaTCAAGGACCTTCGTATAGAATTCGTGTAAGTTAGTACTCAGCCATTGATATGATAATCAActcaatatatgtaataattattaactattccctttataataattaagagttggcaataagaaaaatagagaAGGCTTGTACCATTTActgttcaaattttttatttctcttttggCAGTTGAAGTTCAAAGTgaataaaaagttctttttgtctacttttttgttacaatattaatattttcgtaTCGATTCCAGTATCAAAATTAGtattactatttcaaaaataaaaatatagagcaaaatttttgtttaagagcATTTAATAGGTATTCTATTAAAGCTTCCATGCTCTGATACTATTGAGCCCAATTATAATACAAGTTTCTACAGGCTATTTTATGTGACGCCTTTAACTAaagtataatatgaaaaataaaggtactaaattaatagatataagtatttatcaaaCGTAGTTTTTAATTGTGTTTGGTCTTAAACTGAACAATAAATACCTCTTTAATGACTACTCTTAGGATATACCATAATTGGAACAAAATTAGGAGCAAATACAACCCTTAAGTAGAAGTGTTTTGAATCTTATGTTTTTGAAGTTCAAGTCAAAATCAAGTATCAAGACTTTGAAgctcatttctaaaaaaaagaatgataaactTTAAGTGTATTTGCAGTCACTATATGACCTAGAAAAGAATAATGCcaccttattttaaatattaaatatactgcAGTCAAAGTTACATAGAACATATTTCATATCATGTAAGCTAACTTTAAGTATAGTCCATCAAGTTACTGATGAAAAAGTCCTTCAACCTTTTTAAGTTCGAGTCATATTCAATTAAACTAAAGAGTATTGTCAGAATAGATTCCTAAAACAACAATGTGTATTTAGAAacaaagttatgaaataaatatgttataatgataaaagaggtttctttaataaataaataaaaaaacaatgacacACGTCCTCAGAGTAAAAACATTTCGAAACACAGTATTAAGCAATCAAGCgtaatataaatgtaaacattaataagaatataaaaaatagtttaaaaataaactagaaGAAATTGACAAGCCGAAGTAGGTTAAATCGAATCCAGGCTAGTACCCGTTCACCAAATCTTCTATTCTattgttcattttgtaaaaactttccgTTCAccgttgatttgttttttttttcgttcgtTCTGTTATTCagttaatatttatctagtataacAAATCCAACCTattaaatactcattaatatataaagcccTTTTTCATTCTCAATCCATAAAAATGACCCTCAAGGGCGTATCTTACTAAAAGCAAAATAGGTAATCTCAGGTTTCCTTAAATGTACGTGGCTCTATTATACTGGTAAAAACGAtgctctcaatttttataagatagtgtccaatttattcaaattgttttttgaacagCTTCGAAATAGTCTCCTGGCAGTTTTTTAGTGCAGCCTAGAAAAGTGTCTAGAGGTATATTCAATGCAACctcgaattttttttcagtgGCCTTCCTCCTTTAAAAAACAGTTAGAGTGACATATTATTTCAGAGAAACCTTATTTAATAGCAAGACCGACCCGTGGCATAGACAATAAAGACAGATGCTGAGGGTGTTGTTCACTCACTGGGTGGGTGTCATAATGTGtgcgaagaaaaaaaaggtgatcTTGAACCCAAGCCAACTTTCTGATCGGGCTCAATTTTTCCAACATGATTGTTGGGTCCATAGTACTTTTGGGCCTGGTGGACCTTTGATTATTAATTTCAGGCCCAGTCGGctatcatttttctattttctggtggaattttttttggagaggcaTCTGATTGGTTTTTAATGCTTcgctaattttttcaaaaccctGTAAATTCCTCCTTTTAGCTCATCTCTCATAGAACCAGAGTGGTCTTACTTTGTCTATAGTGATAACTATGTAAGATATTCCTAACAACAATTTCCGGAAGAAGCTCTTTTAATTGTCGtccaaacaataaaaaaaatagatacaacCTCCTCATACTGCTATGTTACTATGTACTGGCATTTTAGATGATATGTTTAATAATGTAGTAATTACGATCTTGGACTGAATAAATCAATGttcagtctaaaaaaaaaaataaaggctcCTCATattgaactaattattttaaaataaaaaatgaatttacggttgtcaaaatttgtacatacctatatccccctttttctaatatatcaaatcaaataaaataaaaggtacagattaaaaaaaagcaaaaaatgtcGTTATAGTACGTTCATaggaactttttaataatatagctacaaataataatactgaatgtactttacatatatgtaagaaATAACATATTATCTCGATCATCATTGAGCGTCCTTGTCggaaataaaagttcaaataaattaaatattcatgggGATATGATATGTTGAAACTAGTATAAATAGCCATGTAGAAAAATCTACCCTTTTTCTACATAGCTATTTATTCCAGTTTCAACATATCATATCcccatgaatatttaatttatttgaacttatGGCGCCTGATGAATAGGCGCTATAAGTACGGATCTAATATTCTCCTATTTTTTGTGCCCCTTTCAGTGAATAAATATACGTAAAAATGAAAgccgttcatatttttttctctgttcATCGTTCATtggttcaaaaaatgaacggaaagcgTAAATGCCGCTCGTTATTCCGTTCAATGTCCAAGcctgaatattttaatgacaaatCATTGTAGTCAATTTTAACACTTAGTTCGTCTTATAGTTAAACACATATATCAAAAGAATTATATTGACTCCCTTtctgaaattacaaaaatattgaatcccAAGCCAagtattacttaaaataaataaaggcaggtttttttttgtaaaaatcaataacCAATAAAATAACGGGAACAatgaattgagaaaaataaaaattcaaaaaaacaacaacaacagatatatacataaattgatGAATGGATCTAggtatataaacaatatatttacattgacAAGCATCAGTAGTTGTAAATAATTCAgtcatagaaatatttgaacgactaaaaaatgaatgttagaCTAGTCATACTATTGGTGAGTATCCATTCCTAACGATGCTACTTAGATAACTTTTAAGTTCTATTATCCCAATAGGTTTGTACTCAAGTCTTTGCACATGTTTGCGCTCAGAAACAATTCAGCAAGGATCAATTACTAAATATTCTACGATCAGCACAATTCAATGACTTATCAAATGTGGCAAATTTTGTTAAGATACTTCCTCGAAACAGTCCCTCCGGAAAAATTGAAGCCTTGTCCAGGAATATATTTGTTGATGAGAATAAACTTCCTGGAGTAATTAACAAAGATGGAAAGAGGTGTGTTCCAAAATTGATTCAAGTTGAGGAGATCGTCTATGAGCAAGGAATGGAATGCCAGCATACCTTCAAGAAAAAGTGTCATTCGACTTATATCACGGACTACTCCTCTTCATCTAATAAGAGGTGTTACAACTCCTTCAAGAAGAGTTGCCATATCACCTTTAAGTCTGTTGTAAGTATTACATATtgtagaccaaaaaaaaaaattaggatcaaattt harbors:
- the LOC121119836 gene encoding uncharacterized protein, producing the protein MLKAALLLACVLLGVNANESLHLNGPILPITGQQAKPLSIEEDDIPVNEEDLPKELLDSLGKDEIIEEIVVNIDNQKHVVNLQKKIFEDDAIHVPSDPIEEQKLINELLAEAARDSEENPRSADLSFTDGEKDRQSLNKEDILDLLGDVRDLDRFVPSNRESVRSSSSESLEGLTRGIFVDEGNLPGIEQEDGTRCIKKFVFVEETEYERGMKCQHSFKKKCHLTYITDYTSAPEKKCETTFKKNCHITFKPTPHTEKVKKCYTPIVQNCEGKEGPKVCKTKYENHCETQYKSYELEQDVPKCEMKEELRCKNETVNLLHIPHDDEDRRGDNLPTNGAFAVKEVCEKWPTQKCKVEKKKVTKVHPKTECKKIPREVCSSSNCLFEPGEEICHEESQTQIQNIPEEDCDLEPEENCREESVLVPKLIPKNNCVKVPKEICVNTKSNPQIVKRPIIKDWCYKPDDLKKQSEKL